The Muribaculum intestinale genome includes the window GCGGAGCCGACGCCGAGTCGCGCCACAGCCGGGCATCGAGGCCGATAATCTCGGCATAGGAGAATACCAGGCGCCCGTGCATAAGCAGTTTGCCCATACGCAGTCCGGCTCCAAGGCGCGATACTTTCAATGCAGTGTCGCCCGGAGCCACAGCCACGCTTACTCCGTGGAGTGTCACCTTGTTGAACGGCCTTATTTCGGCTCTCTCGATATCCACAGGCACGCCAAGCAACGCGGTCAACTCCTCCTTGCCGCGCTCGGCTATAGTACGCTGCACCCCGGGCAACGACAATACTGCATACATGACCGATGGAACCACCAGTGCGAGCAGCACCAGCGTCACCAGTATCGTACGTAGTATTTTGTAGAAAAGCGTCATTCAGAAACCCGTAGGCGCGGCCTGTGGCCGGCAGCACTTGTCATATCGTCACAAAGTTACGCAACTTCCGCGACATTCCACCGGCAAACCACGGTAATTTTACCTACAGGCACACACTTGTAGCCCGGCTATGCCATGCATCACACGAGAATCCATTGTCCACCGGTATCAGGCCCTGGTGGTTATCAGTGTACCGGCTCCTATCCATGTGCCGCGTTTCCACAGATATTCGAGCGGACCCTGCTTATGTCTGCCGAGCCAATAGCGGCTAAACATCAGCTGAGCCATGAATATGGCCAGACCTATGAGCACTGACAGAGCCGGCCCTACGGAATCCCACAGCCCGAGACCGAAGTTGTAGTACACGGCCACGCCTATTATGCTTTGTGTGATATAGTTGGTAAGACTCATGCGCCCGTAGGCTATTATCGAACGCTGAAATCTGTATCCATTGCCGCGCCCATACCATGCCAGTATGAAGAGCGACACAAGAATCACCATAAACACAAAGTTGTAGAGCATCGGGATTGCGATTCCGTAGTAGGATGCCACTGTGATATTCGATATATGCTGAGGCACATATGTCTTGAGTGCATACAATGGTATCGCGGCCACGGCAGCATACATGAGCGCCTTCTTCCAGAAAATGCGGTTGGCGGCATCGTCAGAAAACAGATTCCTGCGCCCAAGCCACATCCCTAACAGGAACAGCGCCGGAGTCTGAAACAGGCGGCCCGCCTCTACCTGCCAAAAATTGCTGTAGAGCTGACCGTTCCATATATTGTCGGCAAGCGTAGCAAGCAGGCCGCCATGGCGTCCGGTCTCCTCGGCCACAGCCGCAAACTGCGCGAACAGAGAGTTGGTGTCGACATACTCCGGATTGAGCCATCCGTAAATCATCTTGCCCCAGGCATACGGCTGCAGCATAAGTACAGTAGCCACTATGAGCACACGGCGGTCGCTCCATCCCGAAGCCGGTATCAGCAACAGTCCGCAGAAGGCGTAAAGGAGCAGTATGTCACCGTTGTAAAACAATGCATGCAGTTGTGAGAAACACACAAGCAACAGCATACGCCACGCAAACCTGAGTCTGAAATCATGTCCGCGGCGACGCGCGTTCCTCATCTGTATATAGAAACTGAATCCGAACAGCAGCGAGAAAGTGGCATATGCCTTGCCGGCGAAAAAGAAATAAATTACATCAGTCAATATTCTGTCGGTCGCACCAAGCCAGTCGGGGACTGCAAGATTACCATAAAAAATATTGTAATGCTCAAGATTATGGAGCAACACTATCGCAAGAAGTGCGAATCCGCGCAGTGCATCAACTACATCAAGACGCTGCGCCGACGCCATGGTATCAGAGGTATTTGCCATTTACTTTGATTGGTATTAATAAATTAAAATTTGCATTCAGCACGTGCCGAAAAACGTTTCTCCGAACTGAAAGAACGCAAATTTAGCTATAATACTTCTAAACACAAAGCCCTCGGAACGCAGCTCCAGGGCTGGCGCATGAGATTTAACTATCCTTAAAGACTTTGTACAGATATTCAGTGCTCCACATACATTTTTTGCGTCTTCGTTTAAGGCTGAGTTTATCGTTCTGCTTTTTAAGCATTTCCAATGCATACTTGCGCATCGCTGAAAAATTGACAGCGCCATTCTTGGCGCGTACGCGGCACATATCTTCCCGAAACGTCACGTCGAGATGCCAGTGCAGTTTGTTCTCGATACCCCAGTGCGCACGAATACGCATCGCATAGTAAGAAGCCTCATCTTTCTCCACGCTGCTGAGATAGTAGATTGTTTCACGCGAGCGGGCCCCGTTCTCAGTACGCTCACGCTCCATCTTTATGATACGTTTAAGACCGGGCCACTTCTCGTACATTCCCTCCTGTTCCAAAAGTGTCGTATCCATAATTGAACAGGTTCTCTTCTCAACTCTTCCGTGCCCCTTTTCCTCGGTTGTGTATACTGATAATGGAGTAGTCCTACTAAAGATACTTTCCGTCAAGCTCTTGAGTATCGGCTGATTGTCTTTAAGCGCCATCAGATAGTCGCCGCCCTGGAGCATGATCTGTTCTGCGATATTACGGTGGGTCCCCATTGCGTCGACTGAAACCAATGCCCCTGTAAGCCATAAAGAGGACAATACGGACGGCAGAACCGTAAGTTCGTTGGTCTTGCCATCCACCGGCTTTTCGGCAACGCAGATTTCTGTTTCAGATACCCACGCATTGAGGATATACAGTCCGTGGCATCCGGGACTCCTGGGATTTTCACCCCGCAGTTTCTTACCGTCAATGATGACCTGATTGCCGCACAGGGATTCGATTATGTGGCCTCGGCAGCAATCAAGACTTGCCCGGAGCTGAGCGGGATTGACAGACTCTACAACACGAAGTATCGTGTCACCACACGGGACGCCGTTGCTAAGCTTCAGCAATCCGGCGGCCTTGAATTCTTCCTCTCGGTCTGTAACCATATCCGATATGTCGTCACAGTCCTCACAATCACACAACACGCCGATGAGTGCCATTCGGAGCACATCCTCGAGCTCATGTTTAACCTTGCCCAAGTCGCGCGGGTCTTTTACTTTGCTGAAAATTTCTATTTGCATACCTCTAATATATCCATTTTCAGCAATATATGCAATATCTGAAAGTTTATTTCACATAATCAGGTGAATTTTTGACTGAATTTGAGTTAAATCTCATGCGCCAGCCCTGACGCAGCTCTCACAACAGCAAAACAAGCACCTAATGTTCAGCGATTTAAAGTCACAAATCACTGAGCATGCGCAGATATACCATGCTCACGTTATTGGCATTTGCTCTTGTTCGCCTCTCGGTGTCACTTAGGAGGCTTTTCAACCTTGGATGAATTATTTCTGTTCTATCAACCTTGGTCTATGGTTAATTACCCTTGTATCCGCTTTTATTGGCATACTTTGAAAGTTCTCTTTTTACCGTTAATCCGGAGGGTTACTTTCGGATTTGAAAATTGGGTTATATGTGGAAAGACGAGGGTCACAGTAGCCACGCCATTCTCAACCGTTGTTCTGACGGAGGCGGCTTTATATTCCCTCCCTTTCCAAGAAGGAATGAGTATCACATCGGAAACAGTATATTGATTTCCGGCCTTATCATCCGTAAAGACGATAGTCACTTTGTTGTCGTAGTTGTTGAATCCCTGACAGTGTGGCTTTGCATACGCAGCCACATTTATTGCTGCCAAAATCAAGAATATTATAAAATTTCTCATTTTTAACACGATTATAGTTTAGAGCTTGTTTAATAATAAATGTTACCGACAGGGCGGTCAGTCGTCGGACAGATTTTCGCTTGTGATGAGGGAGTTCTGGGGTTCCATAACGACCGAAGAGCGGGCGGAAATATGCCGGCGAATGACCGACAGGAGGTAACATTTATTATTAAACAAGCTCTTAGAGATTGTCTAAAAATTAGTGCGAAATAATGTTATTAGGCATAACAAACCCTCAATCAGAGTGTTGAAAGAGAAAAGGCTAATATTATGCACGAAATCAATCTCTATCAGACACATCTGACCGAGGGTCAGTGGTCTTATATAAACAAAGAATTCCTTGAAAATGATAGACGCAAGAGAAAATATTCACTACAATCAGTTTTTGAAGCTATCCTCTACCTATTGGCCAGCGGTTGTCAATGGCGAAGGTTGCCTCACGACTATCCCGCGTGGAAAAGTGTCTATTATTACTACCATAAATGGAGACAAGAGGGTCGTGTCGAGCATTTCCTTGAGAAACTCGTCAGAAAGATACGTCGCAAACGCGGCCAGGCATCAAGTCCGAGTGTTGGCGCGATGGATGCCCAAAGTGTCAGATGGGGTAGCAGACAGGGAGATAACGGATATGACGGCAACAAAAAAGTCAAGGGTGTCAAAAGGAATATCATCACCGACCGCAATGGCTTCATCCTTGCGAGGAAAGTCTGTAACGCTGGTATTCACGATTCAAAAATGGCTCATGATCTATGCGGACTGGCGGATGATGTATGGGAAGACCTGCGCAAGGTATTGTCCGACCGAGGGTATCGGGGAGACGTGGACAAAGACATTGAAAAAGACTTCGGCATCGAGCTTGAGGTATCCAATACCCCCAATGGAGTTAAGGGATTCCTGCCAAAGCCGCTCAGATGGGTGGTTGAGAGGACTTTCGCATGGCTTGACTCTTGCCGCAGACTCGCCCGGAACTATGAGATACTGAATGAATCAGCGGAAGAAATGATTGATTTCGCTGCCATAAAATTTTTAATCAATAAAATTTAGACAATCTCTTAGAGATTGTCTAAATTTATATGATACCGATTTTGAGAAGGATTGTCTGATGGATTTTTGCTTGTGATGAGGGAGTGTAGCCGTAGCTACATGACCGAAGAATAAACAAAAAGACGCGGACAAGACTCTCAAAAGCAAAGTAATATGAATTTTAGACAATCTCTTAGAGTAGTTTATTGTTTGTAGCGGCAACTATGGCTTCGGATATATTGCGCACATCAAGTTTCTCGAATATGCGCTGACGGTATTTCTTGATGGTGTCTGGCGACAGACATATTCGGGCAGCGATCTCAGACATGGTGTAGCCTTGAATTGACAGAGTTAGCACAGCCTTTTCCCCATCGGTAAGAGTCGGCATCTGCCGTTTGTCCCATCTGCGTGTATTTCGGTTATATTCAAAATATTCTGAAGAACCTACACGGTGCATCTCAATATGACCGGGAGATGTGTGGGTCGATGCCGAAACAACACAGAGTGCAAGCCATATACGACCGTCGGATGTCAGTACAAGAGAGGTGAGCTTGTGATTGACGAGAATCTTCTTGCCACCGTTCAGTATATTAAAGTCGTAAGAAATGTACCAGTCTTTGCGTTCATTGACTGGAATTGTTTGATGGAATGAAAATCCAGCCTCGTTCAGATCAATTAAAAACTGCTGTTCATCTTCCGGTACATATTCCAGATAGAAACGGTAGCCCAGTCTCATCATCTGCTCCGGTGTCAGTCCGCACAGGAACATCGGATTGGGCGACACATACAGGAAATTCTGTTTAAAATAGTCGATAATATAGACACTCTGATATGTTGAGCGGGAAAAAGCCTCTGCCGACCTAATATATTCCGACACTCGGCTATAGTCAAGTTCTTCAGGGAGCTTGACCTCATTATCGGGAATGAAGAAATCGTCGGCCGTTTTCATCTCAAAATGCGAGTTATGCGTAAGAGCTAATTATTCCAACTCCATCATATCGAAGAACATCAAACGGGTGTGGTCGCCCAAAATCTTCTCTGATAATATCTTGAAGTCATTCTTTTGATAAAAATCTATGGCGGATAGATACGCATCAACAGTCAGGTAACGGAAAGCGGAGTAAATGGGATTCTCGTTGAGCATACCTTTTAGTAGGTTCATCAGGTCAGTACCGATGCTACGACCTTTGTACTGTGACGATACTGCGAATCTGCCAATCTTAATTGCCGGATAACTTCCGAATTGCTTACGCTCAGGAAATCCTCCCTTTATCTTCTTCCATTGACTGTTCGTCACATCCTGACGGCTAATTTTGTCATTCAGAAGACAGAAATACGCAACGATATTTCCATCATCCTCCAGAATATAAGATGTGGCAATACGTTTGTCGAGGAAACCTTTGGCATCCTCGACAAGAAAATTATTCAAATCTTCATCACCGCAATCAAACCCTGCAAGTTCGGTATCGGGAGTAAGTTTTACAAGTTTCACTTCCTATATGCAGATGGTAATGTATTCCTTAGCTTTCTTAACCGCCTCCTTGAGTTTTTTTGTATTCTCGGCACGCTGCTCCTTGCTGAGACTCTCGACTTCCATCCTGAGTTTTTCAAAGCGCACAGCATCATCGCCTGTAAGAATCGGTGTTTCTGCTATTGGTCTTGCCATGATTTTATCTCCTATTATTAAGTAGTCTATAAAGTTACAACAAATTTCCGAGACTTTTGGATTATCTCTTCGGATTTCTTGCCAAAATATCGCGGTAAAGCCATTTTATAGTTCACAAAGAGTGTTACGAGAATGTTCCGAACCCACTTAACGGTGTTTCAAAAATCCACGGTAAGCCTCACATTGAGCTGGCGACGCGTAAGATAGTTGGGCACAGCATACTGAAGCTCGTTTACATCAGTTACCCAATAGTAGGAACTGACATTGGATATGTCAAACAGGTTGAAGCAATCCAGTCCAAGCCACACAGCCTTAAAGTGGCGCCATACACCGCTACGGCTCTCGCCCTCCTTGAGCGGAGGGAGCAACGCATACGACGCACCCAGATCGACGCGCTTGTAGGCAGGCGTTCGGAAATATCCCCTGTCGCGGGTCGAGCGCGGAGCTGTAGCGGGGAGGCCGTCCATGAATATGCCGCGCAGACTAAATTTGAGCCTCGGTATGCGCGGGAAGTAATCGGTAAAGTACAGGGCCACACTGTAGCGCCGGTCGTTTGGACGTGGTACCTTCACCCCCCTGATGGTCTCCTGCGTCTTCATCAGAGAGAAACTGAGCCATGAGTCGGAACCCGGCACAAACTGACCGAACAGCTTGAAATCAAGCCCCATGGCATATCCGCTCGTGGCGTTGACTCCGTCGTATACCAGCTTGAGATTGTCAATCTCATATGGCACCAGATTACCCAGAGCCTTGTAATAGGCCTCGGCAGATAGTTTGAAAGGCCGGTTCATAGCCCTGAAGGTATAGTCGCTGCCGAGTATAAAATGCCACGACCGCTGCGACTTTATGTCGCGGTTGAGCTCGACCACACTATTGTCGTTGTCGTCGGCCACAATCATGCGGTACTCCTTATAGAAAGGCGCCTGATAATAAAGTCCGGTAGCAAAGCGCAAAGCCCAGCGGTCGTTGGACGCAGGGACAAAACCCACACTGACACGGGGACTTACAAGAAACTCCTTGTTGAAATCCCAGTACGACATGCGCAGTCCGCCCGACACCGACAGAAATCCCGACTCCGTCTGCATGCGGTATGTGTCCTGCGCGTGGAGGCTGACACGGTTGGACGAGAAATCCTGCCGCGAACTCAGATTATATATCACTCTCAGCAGGTCGGGGTCGGTAGGAAGCGAGAATCCAGCCGAGTCGCGCCGTTCCCATTCGCGCGCGCGTTCATATATATTCTCGTGGTTGTACTGCACCCCATAGCTTATCTGATGGTTTCCTATGGCGGTCACACCACGCATAGCCATAGTCATCACCGAGGCTTTAAGCCTGTCGCGGGCGTGCTCGTGATATCGCCCTACCCCAAGCTCACCGCCCACGCCGTCGGAACCGGATGTTCCGGCCTGGTCGAGCCAGTACTCGCCGCTTATGTCGTAGGCCACAAGTTCGTTGGTGAGAAATCCCGAGGCAAAGAGCGTAAGGCTCGAACTCCGCGATGCGGAGTAGCGGAGCGACAAAGCTCCGAAATATGTCTCGAAACGGTCCTTCTCCTGACCGTCGAAATATACCTTGAATTTCTTGGCGTCCATGGCTGTGCCAAACGCGGTCTCGCGGTTGACAGGAGTGAACTTATAGTTGTTGATGGCCACATTGCCAAGAAACGCCATGTGCCAGCGGTCGGAAAGACGGAAGTTGAGATTGGTCTGATAGTCAAAAAAGTCGGGGTCATACTCACCCTTTGTCTCCATGCTCGACAACACCGAGTTGTTGCGCTTGTAGCGCAATCCGTGGAGCTGCGAGAAGCGTCCGCTCCCCGAGCCGAGCGACAGACTGCCACCCATCAGGCTGAGTGAGGCACTCCCCTCGAATGCCTCGGGCTGGCGATACGTGATATCAAGCACCGACGACATCCTGTCGCCATATTCCGCGCCGAATCCGCCGGTAGAAAAGTTGACTTTACCCACCATATCAGGATTGATGATGCTGAGTCCCTCCTGCTGTCCCGAGGTGATAAGCTGTGGACGGTATACCTCCACGCCGTTGATATATACGAGATTCTCATCATACGAGCCTCCGCGCACCGAATACTGCGACGACATCTCGTTGGAGCCTGTCACGCCGGCCATAGTGCTTATCATAGACTCGACCGACCCGCCGCTGACATCGGGCGACAGACGGTAGGCCGACACGTCGACCGACTGCATGGCCCCAATCTGCTTCTTCACCTCGCTGACCTCTACTTCCTGCAGCTCTTTTACAGTGCGGAACATGCGCATGTTAAGAGTCACGTCGCCCTTGGCATCGACCAGCTTGCGCTGCTGCTCCTTGTAGCCGATGCAGGTAAACACAACGGTTATCGTATCGGCTTCGGCTGTCGACAGACTGTAATCACCATCAAGCCCCGACATTGTGCCGATGGCCGTACCGGCCACACGCACGGTGACAAACTCCATAGCACGGTTGTCGCCATCGGTGATGCGCCCATGTATCCTTACCGACTCGGCCATTGCCGGACTGCACGCAGCCCACAACACTGCGACTGCGAAAGATATATATCGTAAAATAGTCGTTTCTATTCTCATTGCACATATTTAACGCTTCCACCACGGCAAAAAGTATAATCCAACACATAAGTAAGTCGTAAAATTTTTAATCCATCCATTATGAAATTTACTAACAAAAACATATATTTGCAAAATCAACAGATTTCACCAAACATTCACACAATAATTAACAATCATATAACTCATTCCAACAAAAATAACACTGCGTATGAAAAAACTTTTACCACTCGCACTATCATGCATGATTATGGCGAATGCCCCGGCAATAGCCGGAGAAACAGCCTACGGCTACCTCTTCGGCTCAAAAACCGGAGAAAACGGCTTTGTATCGTTTGATATCGACAATCCACAGAAACTGACCGTCAAAAACCGTGTATACAGTTATATACACCCTTCGGCAGGCGAATATGTCGACGGCAGGATATACACATATCAGGTAGAACTCGGCGAAATTTCCGGCATCAGCTCCGACAGCTGGGCCGTGTACGACGGGGAAACATTCAAGCGGATTGAACAGAAAAACATGTATGCGATGAACCGCATGGTCGACATGACATTCGACTATACCACCAACACTCTGTACGGACTGATAGAGGACAAGTACACAACAGGGGTGGTAGACGCCACAAGTCTGTGTGCCATCGACATGAGTACCGGAGAATACACCATAATAGGCTCGCCGGGAGAGCTGAAAGCCATCGACGGATACGGACGCGAGGACATTGACGCTCTGATTACTCTCGCATGCGACGCCGACGGCCAGCTCTACGCCATGTCCCATTACCGCTATTTCTATAAAATCGACAAACATACGGCAAAGCTGACACAGGTGGGCGAACGACATAATCTCGGCACAGCCTCACAGTTTCAGTCTATGACATTCGACGCCGAAGGCCGACTGTGGTGGGGCCAGCAGCATCCCGACTATGCTCACTTCTGCGAAATCGACCTTACAACGGCAATCCCCGGCGGATTCGTAGACTTCCGCACCGACTACGACAAGCTCAACAAACTTGGCGACGACGCCCAGGTGACTGCCATATTCTTCAAGGACAAAACTATACGCAAGCAGTCGCTCAAAGCGGTCGATGCCCTCAAGGCTGAAATCGACAAGACCGACATCAACGCCGTACAGCTGTCATGGGCTCTTCCCACAGAAAACTATGCCGGAGAAAATGCAGCTCCTACAGGCATCAAGATATACCGCCTCGGCACATCCGGACCGATTGCCACTCTCGGCGCCGACGCCACAACATACACCGACAATGCGACCGGCGACGGTAAAGTGACCTACGAGGTAATACCCTGCAACGAAGCCGGCGACGGATTCCCGGCGTTCATAACCCTCTTTGCCGGTTACGACCGTCTCAACGCAGTGACCGACATAGCAGTCAGCGTGGATGACCGTACCGCCACCCTGACATGGAAAGCCCCGACCTCAACTGTCAACGGCGGATATGCCGACTACAACGCCATCACCTACAACGTATACCGCGGCCTTGGCGAGACAGTGACTCCGGTAGCCACCGGCATATCGTCAACAGAATTCTCCGAGACAATCACCGACAATGGCGGATTCTTCTACGTAATCGAACCTCTGTGCGGCGGCATCACCGGAGTGAGCGCAAAGTCAGAGACATTCGTGCTTACATCTACCGCCACAATACCCTACTTCACCGGATTCGAGGATGACGGCGACGGCTCACAATGGACCATAATCAACAATCCGGCAAGCGCGGGATGGTCAATCGGCAAAAAAAACTACATCTACGACGGCAAAAAGACCGCAATCGGAAGCACCAACGGCAAGCCGGCCGACGACTGGCTCATATCGCCCGCGATAGAGTTTGAGGCAGGCGACCACATCCTCGATTACTATGCCAACGGAGCATCATACGACACCCACTCATATGAAATATGTCTCGGCACCGACGGCCGGTCGCCCGACAGCTTTACCACATCGATCTACTCAGTGACCGACGCCAAAGTATACGACCCTGACGGAGCCAACCTCGCCGGCACAGAGACAAAAGGCTGGGCCCACGTAGAAGTAAAGTTCAATGTTGCCAAAGCGGGCACCTACCATCTCGGCATCCACAACGTCAATACATGCACATACGCCAACCTGCGTATCGACAATCTTTCGATTAAGAAAGCTGCAACCTCCGGTATCGACACCATAAATGAAGGAGAGCCTGTAGCGCTCGTCATCACCCCGGGCACGGTAACAGTCAGCGCATCCTCAGCCATCACCTCGATAATCATCGTAAACCTCCAGGGACAGACGATAAGAGCCTTCAGCAGCGCCGACAACTCGGTTGAAATAAACACATCAGGCCTTGCCGGCGGAGTCTACGTCATAACAGCCACCACCTCCGACGGACAGACCGCCCGCTTCAAAGCTAAGTTCTAAACTGAAACAATTACCATAAAACACGACACCGTGCCGCCCTGATGGCTGAGCACGGTGTCGTATATTTTATGACTTGGTGAATGTGATGCTTTTGAGATTCATCAGGCCGTTCATACTGCGGAACTCCAGACAATATACCTCCCTGACATACCAATTAAAAAGGGCCTAAATTCGGGGATTAATCCGAATTCAAGCCCTTAACTTATACGGCACGATGCGATATTCCTCGCATCACACAGTTTTTCAGAAAAGTTTTTCGGGATATGTGCCGTCGCGGTGGAGTTCGGCAAACTTGGCTACAACTCCGGGGCGGTCGGCGGCATATGTCACACCAAACCACTTTGACTCTGTGTCGAGCACCTTTACGGTAGCCTCGCCCGAGTTGATGAGTGTGTCGATGCAGAGGGGGATGAAGAATTCGGCCTTGGGAGTGTTGATATCCTTCTCAAGGAATTTCTTGAATTCACGCTCGCTGTAGTCGAAGTAGTCGGGAGTAAAGCCCCAGAGGTTCATCGACACAGGGGTGTTGGGCTGGAGTGTCTGCTCCACACCGTTCTCGTCGGTAAATACGATATTGTGGTCCTTGTCGTAGGAGATGGCGGTACGCTCCACTACAGAGGTGAGCAGACCATCCTTTGTCTCGCATACACCGCGGGCCACCGAGCCGTTTTCGGTCATTGTGTTGCCTACGCGGAAACCTACCATACAGTAGTCGCCCTTCTTGTCGCGGGGACGCTGGAGCTCCTCGGCGATTACGCGGAATGCGTCGCGGCCATAGAAGTCGTCGGCATTGATTACTGCAAACGGTTCCTTTATTACATCCTTGCCCATGAGCACGGCGTGGTTGGTACCCCAGGGCTTGCTGCGGTCGGCAGGGCATGTGAAGCCTTCGGGAAGAGCGTCGGTCGACTGGAACACAACCTCAACGGGGATGTGGCCCTCATATTTGGAAAGAATCTTGTCGCGGAAATCCTGCTCGAAGTCCTTGCGGATTACGAATACCACCTTGCCGAATCCGGAGTGGATAGCGTCGTAAATCGAGTAGTCCATGATTGTCTCGCCGTTGGGACCGAGACTGTCGAGCTGCTTGAGGCCGCCATAGCGCGAGCCCATGCCTGCGGCCAGTACGAATAATGTCGGTTTCATAAGATTAAAAAAGTGCGTTCAAAGCATCCGCGAGATTGTCACAGACAGCCGGCGGCTGTTTTGAACGGGAGAAATGATATATGTTTGGTTAAACTGTTGCAAACTTATAGATGATGCGCTGCTCGTATACCTCGCCGGGACCGAGTATCTGGGAGGGGAAATTGCGGTGGTTGGGGGCATCGGGCATACCCTGACACTCGATGGCCACACCGTCGTAGTCGGCATACTCCTTGCCGCTCTTGCTCTTGGGACAGCCCGAGAGCCAGTTGCCGGTATATACCTGTGCGGCCGGCTGTGATGTCGACACTTCGAGCACACGTCCGCTATGCTCAGCTTCCAGGCGAGCCACAGGAGCTACCGTGTGCTTGTGCCAGTTGTCGACCACCCAGCAGTTGTCGTACCCCTTTCCGTAGTTGAGCGCGGGGAAGTCGGCCTTAATGTCATCGCCGAGCACACGACCCTTGGTGAAGTCCATCGGAGTGCCCTCTACCGGAGCCATCTCGCCGGTGGGTATCAGAGTGTCGTCGGTAGGCAGATAGCGCGATGCGGCCAGAGTAAGTTTATGGCCGAGCACCGAGCCGGCACCCTCGCCGTCGAGGTTGAAGTAGGCATGGTTGGTGAGATTGACCACCGTCTTCTTGTCGCACACGGCGAGATAGTCGATGACAAGCTCGTTGTCGTTGGTCCATGTATAGAGCACAGTGGCGGTAAGTGTGCCGGGATATCCCTCCTCGCCGTCGACCGATGTATACTCCATCTTTACCTGCGAGCCGCGCGACTCCTCTTTCCAGATTTTGTTCATAAACCCTTCGGGACCTCCGTGGAGGGCGTTGGGGCCATTGTTGACGGCCAGCTCATACTCCTTGCCGACGAGGGTAAATCGCCCTTTGGCTATGCGGTTGGCGTAGCGGCCTGGTGTCTTTCCCATGCATGGGCCGTCGGCGATATAGTCGGCAGCACAGCCATAGCCGAGAGCCACGTCGGCCATATTGCCGTCGCGGTCGGGAACAACAACGCTTACGATACCGGCGCCAAGTGTCGATAGAGTCACCGAAGCTCCGTTGTCGTTGGTTATGGTGATGAGCGTCACCTCTCCGCGGGGAGTCTGCTCAAATTTTTTTTCAATTTTCATTTCTGTAATATTTCCGTGGAGTAATCATGAAGGTGTATCATAATACATATCCCGCCAGGGATGAATCATGATACACCTTATATAGTCATGCCTATGTTATTCGACTCTACGGGCGCCGTCGCTTACGATTACATCGTACACCACGGGCTCGTGACCGTACCTGGCATTGAATTTCTCTTTGGCAGTGGCGATAAACGAGTCGTAGAGGTCGTCCTTCACCAGGTTGATGGTGCAGCCGCCGAAGCCGCCACCCATGATGCGCGAGCCGGTGACGCCACACTCCTTGGCTATGTCATTGAGGTAGTCAAGCTCCTCGCAGCTCACCTCGTAAAGTTTCGACATGCCTTCGTGGGTCTTGTA containing:
- a CDS encoding aldose epimerase family protein; protein product: MKIEKKFEQTPRGEVTLITITNDNGASVTLSTLGAGIVSVVVPDRDGNMADVALGYGCAADYIADGPCMGKTPGRYANRIAKGRFTLVGKEYELAVNNGPNALHGGPEGFMNKIWKEESRGSQVKMEYTSVDGEEGYPGTLTATVLYTWTNDNELVIDYLAVCDKKTVVNLTNHAYFNLDGEGAGSVLGHKLTLAASRYLPTDDTLIPTGEMAPVEGTPMDFTKGRVLGDDIKADFPALNYGKGYDNCWVVDNWHKHTVAPVARLEAEHSGRVLEVSTSQPAAQVYTGNWLSGCPKSKSGKEYADYDGVAIECQGMPDAPNHRNFPSQILGPGEVYEQRIIYKFATV